A stretch of the Bradyrhizobium sp. CCBAU 53351 genome encodes the following:
- a CDS encoding lytic transglycosylase domain-containing protein: MLLLIAFDGAALAQSGSAAQPGISQTGHPFAGFIDEASQRFAIAPNWIRSVQSIESAGDAHARSPKGAMGLMQIMPATWTELRERYNLGNDPYDPHDNILAGTAYLRELLDRYGSPGVFAAYNAGPSRYEEHLAGGSLPEETRAYVAKLTNQLAIELPPRWTSSGQSSAVAALFVTRSDLMKTRDRLLALMPSRGVTTAISALGVSHMVPRPIGVFVPRSDAGVSQ; encoded by the coding sequence ATGCTTCTTCTGATCGCGTTCGACGGTGCTGCTTTGGCCCAGAGCGGATCAGCCGCTCAGCCGGGGATCAGTCAGACCGGTCACCCATTTGCCGGCTTCATCGATGAAGCGTCACAACGCTTTGCGATAGCGCCGAACTGGATCCGATCAGTCCAAAGCATCGAGAGTGCCGGTGACGCGCACGCCAGATCGCCAAAAGGCGCAATGGGCCTGATGCAAATCATGCCGGCGACTTGGACGGAACTTCGCGAGCGCTACAATCTCGGGAACGACCCCTACGACCCGCACGATAACATTCTGGCCGGCACGGCTTACTTGCGCGAACTGCTCGATCGGTATGGCTCGCCTGGCGTGTTTGCCGCGTACAATGCGGGACCATCTCGCTATGAAGAGCATCTCGCAGGCGGCTCTTTGCCGGAGGAGACGCGAGCGTATGTCGCAAAGCTTACAAATCAGCTTGCGATCGAACTGCCGCCGAGGTGGACGTCCAGCGGACAGTCATCAGCAGTTGCGGCGCTATTCGTCACGCGATCCGATCTCATGAAAACGCGCGATCGGTTGCTGGCGCTCATGCCGTCTCGCGGTGTCACGACTGCAATCTCGGCGCTCGGTGTTTCGCACATGGTTCCCCGGCCTATTGGCGTGTTCGTCCCTCGATCGGATGCGGGAGTATCGCAATGA
- a CDS encoding S26 family signal peptidase, whose product MTGRLMMLAVTIGVAAALIATIVLEPLPLYIWNATASVPIGLYRLRPADKFQVTELVAVQPPEPLATFLDLNGYLPVGVPMLKRVLALPGQTVCRSGLTILVDTIAVGEARDRDGRGRPLPKWQGCRVVGDDDLFLMNWQSDESLDGRYFGFLPASSVIGRAIPVWTWEE is encoded by the coding sequence ATGACGGGCCGCCTCATGATGCTGGCCGTGACGATTGGGGTCGCTGCCGCGCTCATCGCGACGATCGTCCTGGAGCCGCTTCCGCTTTACATCTGGAACGCAACCGCCAGCGTGCCGATAGGTCTCTACCGCCTCCGACCGGCGGACAAATTCCAAGTCACTGAATTGGTCGCGGTGCAGCCGCCGGAACCGCTTGCGACTTTCCTCGACCTTAACGGCTATTTGCCCGTCGGTGTCCCCATGCTCAAGCGAGTCTTGGCGCTACCAGGGCAGACGGTTTGCAGGAGCGGGCTCACGATTTTGGTCGATACCATCGCGGTGGGCGAAGCGCGGGATCGCGATGGACGCGGCCGGCCGCTGCCGAAATGGCAGGGCTGCCGCGTCGTCGGCGACGACGACCTATTTCTGATGAACTGGCAGTCGGACGAATCTCTTGATGGCCGGTATTTTGGATTTCTTCCGGCATCTAGCGTGATCGGTCGTGCGATACCGGTGTGGACGTGGGAGGAGTGA
- a CDS encoding DUF2840 domain-containing protein, with protein sequence MSDLTEVEVLWLEKRIENRIRFGRIVKERKLDGRRRVLSFAPGSIFAFVRWTSNDFGTIISRIDILRAVAPGQRCSTVPYVTPGGEILLRLSGWPKVERVLQITDAIEALGIDPADVAPDHWHHVHNRLSVNESPRPYTKARHQAWLHRQKVMR encoded by the coding sequence ATGAGCGATCTCACCGAAGTGGAGGTTCTGTGGCTCGAGAAGCGTATTGAAAACCGCATTCGGTTCGGTCGCATTGTCAAAGAAAGGAAGCTTGATGGGCGCCGGCGTGTCCTGTCATTCGCGCCCGGCAGCATCTTTGCCTTCGTCCGATGGACTTCCAACGACTTTGGCACGATCATTTCGCGGATCGACATCTTGCGCGCGGTCGCCCCGGGACAGCGCTGCTCGACGGTTCCTTATGTGACACCCGGCGGAGAGATTTTGCTGCGTCTGTCCGGCTGGCCGAAGGTCGAGCGAGTGCTGCAAATAACCGATGCCATTGAGGCACTCGGCATCGATCCAGCTGATGTCGCTCCTGATCATTGGCATCACGTTCATAACCGCCTGTCCGTCAACGAAAGCCCGCGGCCGTATACGAAAGCGCGCCATCAGGCCTGGCTTCATCGCCAAAAGGTGATGCGATGA
- a CDS encoding replication initiator protein A, whose protein sequence is MRRKHHSERDQLELFRALPGDLAPRDAQDLMAYPFFSLAKTKRIVPIDFRAGAIAIRVEAVPEHGMATIWDADVLIWAASQIVEARDAGLKTSRLMAATPYEILTFVGRGTSARDYDRLKAGLDRLQSTTVLTSIRQPAERRRHRFSWINEWKETADANGRPFGIELILPDWFYAGVIDEALVLTIDRAYFELTGGLERWLYRLVRKHGGRQDSGWSFDLLHLHAKSGILSPLKHFAYDVRQIVQRQTLPGYQLVLTRDPNGTERLNFAPTPVAPLTARLRRRGLVQNSEDNL, encoded by the coding sequence ATGCGGCGCAAACACCATTCCGAGCGCGATCAGCTTGAGCTCTTCCGGGCGCTACCCGGCGATCTTGCGCCCCGCGATGCGCAGGATCTAATGGCATATCCGTTCTTTTCGCTGGCAAAGACCAAGCGAATTGTGCCGATCGATTTCCGTGCGGGTGCGATCGCAATTCGTGTTGAAGCGGTGCCGGAACACGGCATGGCGACCATCTGGGATGCAGACGTTCTGATTTGGGCCGCGTCCCAGATTGTCGAAGCCCGTGACGCAGGCTTGAAGACCTCGCGCCTGATGGCTGCAACGCCTTACGAGATTTTGACGTTTGTGGGCCGCGGCACCAGCGCACGTGACTATGACCGCCTGAAGGCTGGTCTTGACAGACTTCAGTCAACGACCGTGCTGACGTCGATCCGTCAGCCGGCAGAACGACGGCGACACCGCTTCTCCTGGATCAACGAATGGAAGGAGACGGCCGATGCAAACGGTCGTCCATTTGGGATCGAGCTGATCCTGCCGGATTGGTTCTACGCTGGCGTCATCGATGAAGCGCTCGTGCTGACGATCGATCGTGCCTATTTCGAGCTCACGGGCGGGCTTGAGCGGTGGCTCTATCGGCTCGTGCGCAAGCATGGCGGCCGCCAGGACAGCGGCTGGAGCTTTGATCTTCTGCACCTCCATGCCAAGTCCGGCATCCTCTCGCCGCTTAAGCATTTTGCTTACGACGTCCGCCAGATCGTCCAGCGTCAGACATTGCCCGGCTATCAGCTTGTGCTCACGCGCGATCCGAACGGCACGGAGCGGCTGAACTTCGCTCCGACGCCTGTTGCTCCCTTAACGGCACGCCTGCGCCGGCGCGGTCTCGTTCAAAATTCGGAGGACAACCTGTGA
- a CDS encoding AlpA family transcriptional regulator, with the protein MSDPMAGLPPRFLRTPEAARYLGLSGRTLEKHRTYGTGPTYRKIGGRVVYAVDDLKAWADRGTKTSTSDPGKGTVLPAKKHPALRPYAGQERR; encoded by the coding sequence ATGTCCGATCCGATGGCCGGTCTACCCCCGCGCTTCCTGCGTACCCCGGAGGCCGCGCGTTACCTTGGCCTCTCCGGCCGCACGCTGGAGAAGCACCGCACGTACGGCACTGGACCAACATACCGGAAGATTGGCGGACGTGTCGTCTACGCCGTCGATGACCTGAAAGCGTGGGCCGACCGCGGCACCAAGACGTCGACATCCGATCCCGGCAAAGGGACCGTGCTGCCCGCCAAGAAGCATCCGGCCCTGCGTCCCTACGCAGGTCAGGAACGTCGCTAA
- a CDS encoding DUF2285 domain-containing protein, which translates to MPEDGGAPSQPLLDLTAGQVRRAVDGWHAVLRIGSVDHRIWSKEPPVLGASYAAELPFNGDFDARAYAARRLWRAMNGRAPGPAFHTLSKQRRERLSAAIRALDAHSAGGSYRVIAEALFGKKRIPDRAWKTHDLRNRTIRLVQGGLALMRGGYRKLLRPGRKDE; encoded by the coding sequence GTGCCTGAAGACGGCGGGGCGCCGTCTCAGCCACTGCTCGACCTTACAGCTGGCCAGGTGCGCCGCGCTGTCGACGGCTGGCATGCCGTGCTGCGCATCGGTTCAGTGGATCACCGCATTTGGTCCAAAGAGCCGCCGGTGCTCGGCGCGTCATACGCAGCCGAACTGCCGTTTAATGGCGATTTCGACGCACGTGCGTATGCAGCCCGACGGCTATGGCGCGCGATGAATGGACGCGCGCCAGGTCCTGCATTTCACACACTATCTAAACAGCGGCGCGAACGCCTGAGCGCTGCGATCCGCGCGCTCGATGCGCATAGCGCCGGCGGCAGTTATCGCGTTATCGCCGAAGCCCTCTTCGGCAAAAAGCGTATCCCCGATCGCGCCTGGAAGACGCATGATCTGCGCAATCGAACGATCCGCCTGGTGCAAGGCGGCCTCGCGTTGATGCGCGGCGGTTACCGCAAACTTCTGCGGCCCGGGCGCAAGGACGAGTAG
- a CDS encoding transcriptional regulator domain-containing protein, translated as MPEFDWRSPESYKSLQDAEITDIAWECLRRNADYRRDFEAMIANSPDGEVTPEFRRRWGLCFRP; from the coding sequence ATGCCTGAATTCGACTGGCGGTCGCCGGAATCCTACAAGAGCCTACAAGACGCCGAAATCACCGACATCGCCTGGGAATGCCTCCGCCGCAATGCGGACTATCGACGCGACTTTGAGGCGATGATCGCCAACAGTCCGGATGGCGAAGTGACGCCAGAGTTCAGGAGGAGGTGGGGCCTCTGCTTTCGCCCATGA
- a CDS encoding DUF2285 domain-containing protein encodes MSKPPLDPDVADVAPNEPALTAYDEQHVVTYVRLLQAEGEGADWREVARVVLHMDPEREPDRARSAYQSHLARAKWVTEQGRLLRGRGSK; translated from the coding sequence ATGTCGAAGCCGCCGCTAGATCCTGACGTCGCGGATGTCGCGCCGAATGAGCCGGCGCTGACTGCCTATGACGAACAGCATGTCGTCACGTACGTTCGCCTTCTGCAGGCGGAAGGTGAGGGGGCGGACTGGCGCGAAGTGGCTCGAGTGGTCTTGCATATGGACCCCGAGCGAGAGCCAGACCGTGCGCGAAGCGCATATCAGAGTCATCTTGCGCGCGCCAAATGGGTGACTGAACAGGGCCGCCTATTACGTGGCAGGGGCTCCAAGTAG
- a CDS encoding helix-turn-helix domain-containing protein, with protein MDIRKVFGANARRFRLALGLSQEAVAERMGVDRAFVSSMERGLQNATLLTIWQIAQALGVRPADLLEEKVSKARS; from the coding sequence ATGGACATTCGCAAGGTCTTTGGAGCAAACGCGCGCCGATTTCGACTCGCCCTTGGCTTGAGCCAAGAGGCCGTAGCGGAACGCATGGGCGTTGACCGGGCCTTCGTGAGCAGCATGGAGCGAGGGCTTCAAAACGCGACACTGCTCACAATCTGGCAGATTGCCCAAGCGTTGGGGGTCAGGCCAGCAGATCTGCTTGAGGAGAAGGTGTCCAAAGCTCGGTCCTGA
- a CDS encoding DUF736 domain-containing protein: MANIGSFKKVGNDFQGEIVTLSLQAKGVRIVAETNRSNDNAPSHRIYVGRAEIGAAWSKRSEEGRDYLSLKLDDPSFNAPIYANLFDDEGGEGYTLLWSRPRKNGE; encoded by the coding sequence ATGGCTAACATCGGTTCTTTCAAGAAGGTCGGCAACGATTTCCAGGGCGAGATCGTCACCCTGAGCCTGCAAGCCAAGGGCGTCCGTATCGTCGCCGAGACGAACCGGTCCAACGACAACGCGCCCAGCCACCGCATCTACGTGGGCCGGGCCGAGATCGGGGCGGCCTGGTCGAAGCGCTCCGAGGAGGGCCGCGACTACCTCTCGCTCAAGCTCGACGATCCCTCGTTCAACGCGCCGATCTACGCGAACCTGTTCGACGACGAAGGCGGCGAGGGCTACACCCTCCTCTGGTCGCGGCCGCGAAAGAACGGCGAGTAA
- a CDS encoding DUF2493 domain-containing protein yields the protein MTDHDDIEPPHAASATEHVLTELQLFGYRPFDDQPDPRPLPEGRIITGAVADIFDALVATLSDTRLEPDLDDLLWSTVNLFHRAVDRIGRQLDDNEQAQQKSQREQNGSEVRSVELERITAEGITLIERRNCLELFRDHAIERFETHTGSFWRPRSGSLVNHRTLTAAMIDSRDFIAAKRRAETEVMLPAGPKIALTGGLDFNDHHLIWDRLDKVHAKHPDMVLLHGGSPKGAEFIASKWATTRKVAQIAFKPDWTKHAKAAPFKRNDAMLELLPIGVMHFPGTGIQDNLADKAKRLGIPVWRFGGA from the coding sequence ATGACCGACCACGATGACATCGAACCGCCGCACGCCGCATCTGCGACCGAACACGTTCTTACCGAATTGCAGCTCTTCGGTTACCGCCCCTTCGACGACCAGCCCGATCCACGGCCGCTCCCCGAGGGCAGGATCATTACCGGTGCCGTCGCTGACATCTTCGATGCCCTGGTCGCCACATTGAGCGACACGCGGCTCGAGCCGGACCTTGACGATCTGCTCTGGTCGACTGTCAACCTGTTCCATCGTGCCGTCGACCGCATCGGTCGCCAACTCGACGACAACGAACAGGCGCAACAGAAGAGTCAGCGCGAGCAGAACGGTTCCGAAGTTCGATCCGTCGAACTCGAGCGCATCACGGCGGAAGGCATCACGCTGATTGAGCGCCGCAACTGTCTGGAGCTCTTCCGTGATCACGCCATAGAGCGCTTCGAGACTCACACCGGCTCATTCTGGCGCCCCCGATCGGGATCGCTGGTGAACCATCGTACGCTGACCGCAGCGATGATCGACTCCCGCGACTTCATCGCGGCCAAGCGCCGCGCCGAGACCGAGGTCATGCTGCCCGCTGGGCCGAAGATCGCACTCACCGGAGGGCTCGACTTCAACGACCATCATCTGATCTGGGATCGCCTCGACAAGGTTCACGCCAAGCATCCCGACATGGTCCTGCTCCACGGCGGCTCACCGAAGGGGGCCGAATTTATCGCCTCCAAATGGGCGACCACTCGTAAGGTGGCTCAGATCGCCTTCAAGCCCGACTGGACGAAACATGCCAAGGCAGCACCGTTCAAGCGCAACGATGCCATGCTCGAACTGCTGCCGATCGGCGTTATGCACTTCCCGGGCACGGGCATCCAGGACAACCTCGCCGACAAGGCGAAGCGGCTCGGCATCCCCGTCTGGAGGTTCGGCGGCGCGTGA
- a CDS encoding toprim domain-containing protein yields the protein MSGDVSELARRLAREAEAVCRHYLPNGKRAGRYWVVGDVHNTPGRSLFVRLQESPKGPAGKWTDAATGGHGDLLDIIRESLALRDFREVAEEARRFLKLPRSEEQSLPRPVRPVVPAGSQEAARRLFAISGPIEGTLVETYLQRRGISQIHHGGSLRFHPRCYYRPDEHLPTETWPAMIGSVTDLEGRITGVHRTWLDPHGFDRVRLGKAPIDTPRRAMGDLLGNAVRFGVVDDVLAAGEGIETMLSLRYVLPTLPMTAALSANHLSAMLLPSGLRRLYIARDADAAGDAVQAILTQRAEAAGIEAIALSPRLGDFNEDLHIFGLEALRAALRLQLVPEDVVRFLHSSMATAE from the coding sequence ATGTCCGGCGATGTCTCCGAGCTGGCACGCCGCCTCGCGCGCGAGGCCGAGGCGGTGTGCCGACACTATCTCCCCAATGGTAAGCGGGCGGGGCGCTACTGGGTGGTTGGCGACGTCCACAACACCCCGGGCCGCTCGTTATTTGTGCGGCTCCAGGAATCGCCGAAGGGCCCAGCCGGCAAATGGACCGATGCCGCGACCGGGGGGCATGGCGATCTCCTCGACATCATCCGCGAAAGCCTTGCCTTGCGAGACTTCCGCGAGGTCGCCGAGGAGGCGAGGCGCTTTCTGAAGCTGCCTCGTTCTGAGGAGCAATCACTCCCGAGACCCGTTCGTCCAGTCGTGCCGGCCGGATCGCAAGAAGCCGCCCGTCGACTTTTTGCGATATCCGGTCCGATCGAAGGGACGTTGGTGGAAACGTATTTGCAACGTCGTGGAATAAGCCAAATCCACCATGGTGGTAGCCTGCGCTTCCACCCACGTTGCTACTACCGACCGGACGAGCATTTGCCGACTGAAACCTGGCCGGCGATGATAGGCTCTGTCACGGACCTTGAGGGACGGATCACGGGCGTGCATCGCACCTGGCTAGATCCACACGGCTTTGATCGCGTGCGGCTCGGCAAGGCCCCGATCGACACGCCACGACGGGCCATGGGCGACCTGCTTGGTAACGCCGTTCGCTTCGGCGTGGTGGACGACGTGCTCGCTGCGGGCGAGGGGATCGAGACCATGCTGTCGCTGCGTTATGTACTGCCGACCTTGCCTATGACCGCTGCTCTCTCGGCCAATCACCTCTCAGCCATGTTGCTGCCGTCTGGCCTACGCCGACTCTATATCGCCCGTGACGCAGATGCCGCCGGAGATGCCGTACAAGCTATTCTCACCCAGCGCGCAGAAGCCGCCGGCATTGAAGCGATTGCATTGTCGCCCCGGCTGGGCGACTTCAACGAAGATCTGCACATTTTCGGCCTCGAGGCCCTCCGAGCAGCGTTGCGACTTCAACTCGTACCGGAGGACGTCGTCCGTTTCCTGCATTCGTCGATGGCAACCGCGGAATAG